One region of Mucilaginibacter gotjawali genomic DNA includes:
- a CDS encoding DNA-directed RNA polymerase subunit alpha, whose amino-acid sequence MAILAFQKPDKVIMQKSTDFEGTFEFRPLEPGFGITIGNALRRILLSSLEGFAITSVRFSGVMHEFSTIKGVVEDVTEIILNLKQVRFKKSGETGESEKIFVIINNQDAFKAGDITKFSNNFTVLNPDLVICNMDSSVTLEIELTVNKGRGYVPSEENKNPDANVGVIAIDSIYTPIKNVKYTIENYRVEQKTDYEKLVLDIATDGSIHPEDALKEAAKILIQHFMLFSDENMMLEAQAKEETKEVDEEILHMRKILKTELVDLDLSVRALNCLKAADIRSLADLVSYDVADMLKFRNFGKKSLTEIQDLVKSKGLSFGMNLSKFKLDEE is encoded by the coding sequence ATGGCAATTTTAGCATTTCAAAAACCAGACAAGGTTATCATGCAGAAATCGACTGATTTTGAGGGTACGTTTGAGTTTCGTCCCTTAGAACCAGGCTTCGGTATAACCATTGGTAATGCTCTCCGTCGTATATTACTTTCATCACTTGAAGGTTTTGCGATCACTTCAGTTCGTTTTTCGGGAGTGATGCATGAGTTTTCAACCATAAAAGGAGTTGTTGAAGACGTTACCGAGATCATCCTTAACCTTAAACAGGTTAGGTTTAAAAAATCAGGGGAAACAGGTGAGAGCGAAAAGATATTTGTGATCATCAATAACCAGGATGCGTTTAAAGCCGGTGATATCACAAAGTTCTCAAACAACTTTACAGTTTTAAATCCTGATTTGGTTATCTGTAACATGGATTCGTCAGTAACGCTTGAAATTGAGCTTACTGTAAACAAGGGCCGTGGTTATGTACCCAGCGAAGAAAATAAAAATCCTGATGCCAATGTAGGTGTGATCGCTATCGATTCTATTTATACGCCCATCAAGAACGTAAAATATACCATCGAAAACTATCGTGTAGAACAAAAAACAGACTATGAAAAATTAGTACTTGATATTGCTACCGATGGCTCGATCCATCCTGAAGATGCGCTGAAAGAAGCTGCTAAGATCCTGATTCAGCACTTTATGCTGTTCAGCGATGAAAACATGATGCTTGAAGCACAGGCTAAGGAAGAAACCAAAGAAGTTGACGAAGAGATCCTGCACATGCGCAAGATTCTGAAAACCGAACTGGTTGATCTTGATCTTTCTGTTCGTGCACTAAACTGCCTTAAAGCTGCTGATATCCGCAGCCTGGCCGATTTGGTTTCATACGACGTAGCAGATATGCTTAAGTTCAGGAACTTTGGTAAAAAATCATTAACAGAAATTCAGGACCTGGTTAAATCAAAAGGCTTGTCATTCGGCATGAACCTTTCGAAATTTAAACTGGACGAAGAGTAA
- the rplQ gene encoding 50S ribosomal protein L17, with protein sequence MRHGKKVNHLGRTNSHRKAMLGNMATSLILHKRITTTLAKAKALRIYVEPIITKSKNDTTHSRRTVFSYLQDKDAVTILFREIAEKVATRPGGYTRIIKMENRLGDNAEMAMIELVDYNTVYGTDTAKTEKKSTRRRGGAAKAKTAAPATKEEAAPVAEEVVEVAPAVEEAPAAEAPEAPTASAEHEENAEKGE encoded by the coding sequence ATGAGACACGGAAAAAAAGTTAACCACTTAGGCCGCACCAACAGTCACCGCAAAGCGATGCTTGGTAACATGGCTACCTCGCTTATCTTACATAAGCGCATCACTACTACATTAGCAAAAGCTAAAGCATTACGCATATATGTAGAGCCGATCATCACCAAATCAAAAAATGATACTACGCACTCACGCCGTACAGTATTCAGCTATTTACAGGATAAAGACGCTGTTACCATATTGTTCCGCGAAATTGCTGAAAAAGTAGCAACCCGCCCAGGCGGTTATACCCGGATCATTAAAATGGAAAACCGTTTAGGCGACAACGCCGAAATGGCCATGATTGAACTGGTAGATTACAACACCGTTTACGGTACTGATACTGCTAAAACAGAGAAAAAATCAACACGCCGCCGTGGTGGTGCTGCTAAAGCAAAAACTGCTGCACCTGCAACTAAAGAAGAAGCTGCACCGGTTGCCGAAGAAGTTGTTGAAGTTGCTCCTGCAGTTGAAGAAGCACCAGCTGCTGAAGCTCCTGAAGCGCCAACAGCATCTGCAGAGCACGAAGAAAACGCAGAAAAAGGCGAATAA
- a CDS encoding type II toxin-antitoxin system RelE/ParE family toxin: MIESIQHKGLRLLWERDDISKLPAVQIMKIKMILTLLDSAIRVEDMNFPGAGLHPLKGDLAGFWSVKVNGNYRIIFRFENENAFDVDYIDYH, from the coding sequence ATGATTGAAAGCATTCAGCACAAAGGTTTGAGGTTGTTATGGGAAAGAGACGACATATCTAAATTACCTGCTGTCCAAATCATGAAAATCAAGATGATTTTAACTTTACTTGATAGCGCAATAAGGGTAGAGGATATGAATTTTCCCGGTGCAGGTCTTCATCCGCTTAAAGGCGATTTGGCTGGATTTTGGTCAGTAAAAGTTAACGGGAATTACAGGATAATTTTCCGGTTTGAAAATGAAAATGCTTTTGATGTGGATTATATTGATTACCACTAA
- the rpsK gene encoding 30S ribosomal protein S11 — MAKTKKVTKKRIVIVEPVGEAHINATFNNIILTLTNKSGQAISWSSAGKMGFKGSKKNTPYAAGQAAADCGKVAYDLGLRKVEVFVKGPGAGRESAIRTLQTAGIEVTTIKDITPLPHNGCRPSKRRRV, encoded by the coding sequence ATGGCTAAGACCAAAAAAGTTACCAAAAAGCGTATTGTAATTGTTGAGCCGGTTGGCGAAGCACACATCAACGCTACCTTTAACAACATCATTTTAACCCTAACCAACAAAAGCGGCCAGGCTATTTCATGGTCGTCTGCAGGTAAAATGGGTTTCAAAGGTTCAAAAAAGAACACACCTTATGCTGCCGGTCAGGCTGCTGCCGATTGCGGTAAAGTTGCTTATGACTTAGGTTTACGCAAGGTAGAAGTATTTGTAAAAGGTCCCGGCGCAGGCCGCGAATCGGCTATCCGTACACTGCAAACTGCAGGTATCGAGGTAACTACCATAAAGGACATCACCCCGCTTCCGCACAATGGTTGCCGTCCGTCAAAAAGAAGAAGAGTTTAA
- the rpsM gene encoding 30S ribosomal protein S13: MARISGIDLPKNKRGEIGLTYIYGIGRSTAQRILTEAGIDFNTKVQDWNDEQLNAIRGIINDQIKVEGSLRSEVQLNIKRLMDIGCYRGTRHRKGLPLRGQRTKNNSRTRKGKRKTVANKKKATK; the protein is encoded by the coding sequence ATGGCAAGGATTTCAGGTATTGATTTACCAAAGAATAAAAGAGGCGAGATAGGCCTGACCTACATTTACGGTATCGGCCGCTCAACAGCGCAGCGGATTTTAACTGAAGCCGGTATTGATTTCAATACCAAGGTTCAGGATTGGAATGATGAGCAATTAAACGCTATCCGCGGTATAATCAACGATCAGATCAAGGTTGAAGGCTCATTGCGTTCAGAAGTTCAGCTTAACATCAAACGTTTAATGGATATCGGTTGCTATCGCGGTACCCGTCACCGTAAAGGATTGCCTTTACGTGGTCAGCGTACCAAAAACAACTCACGTACCCGTAAAGGAAAACGTAAGACTGTTGCTAACAAGAAAAAGGCTACGAAATAG
- the rpsD gene encoding 30S ribosomal protein S4 produces MARYTGPKSKIARRFREPIFGPDKALERKNYPPGMHGVSKRRGKQSEYSTQLMEKQKVKYTYGVLERQFENLFHRASAREGITGENLLKLLEARLDNAVYRLGIAPTRSGARQLVGHKHITVNGEVVNIASYTLRAGDVIAVREKSKTLEAITHSVAGRKINKHSWLEWDAANLTGKFLNYPNRDEIPENIKENLIVELYSK; encoded by the coding sequence ATGGCTAGATATACAGGTCCAAAATCAAAAATTGCGCGCCGTTTCCGCGAACCGATCTTCGGTCCGGATAAAGCGCTGGAAAGAAAAAATTATCCACCGGGAATGCACGGTGTTTCCAAAAGAAGAGGGAAACAATCCGAGTATTCAACCCAGTTGATGGAAAAACAAAAAGTTAAATACACTTACGGTGTATTGGAACGTCAGTTCGAAAACTTATTTCACCGCGCTTCTGCAAGAGAAGGTATCACCGGCGAAAACTTGCTTAAATTATTAGAAGCCCGCTTGGATAATGCAGTTTACCGTTTAGGTATCGCCCCAACCCGTTCAGGTGCCCGCCAGTTAGTTGGCCACAAGCACATTACTGTAAACGGCGAGGTAGTAAACATTGCATCATATACTTTAAGAGCAGGTGATGTGATCGCGGTTCGCGAAAAATCAAAAACACTTGAAGCTATTACGCATTCAGTTGCCGGCAGAAAGATCAACAAACATAGCTGGCTTGAGTGGGATGCTGCCAATTTAACAGGCAAATTCCTCAACTATCCAAATCGCGATGAGATTCCTGAAAACATCAAGGAAAACCTGATCGTCGAGTTGTACTCAAAATAA